CCGGGCACCACGTGGTGATCGAGCCCGGCGTGGTTGGAGACTATTCCGGCGAGCTAACAGATGTGGTTCCCAATGAGGCATTCGCCAATCTCATCCATGCACACCAACTGGGATTAAGAGCTAAAGGAGACTACGTGCTCGTGCGATCTCATCCGGGACTGAAGTAGTCATCCGGAATTCTTTATCCCGATGATCAGTTGCGACCAAGGTGGCTTCGTCGCAGCTACTCAGCTTCATCTTGTGAGCAAACGAGAGCGACTCGCAAGTCCATCACATTTGTGTGGGTCGGCCCCGTCTTCAGGAGTCCTCCGACCGCTTCGAAGAACGGATAGGAATTGTTGATCGAGAGGAATTCGTCAATCGCCAACGATTCTTGTTCTGCGATGGCAAGCAATTCGGCGTCAATGACAGCGCCGGCAGCATCGGTGGGACCATCTTCTCCATCCGTCCCGCCAGACAGTATCGTGATTCCGTAGCTGTCCGCTTGTTTCAAGACTTGAGCAGCGGCGAGGACCACTTGCTGATTTCTTCCCCCTTTGCGAGGAAGGTCTGTCTTCGCGAGCGAGACCGTCGGTTCGCCTCCTTCAATAACACAGACTCTTTCTGATGGGGAAAGTAGGTTGCGTTCATCGAGACAGCGTTTAGCCAGACTCTTTCCAATCTCGTCGGCATCACCGTCCAGATCGGCCTGTGACGAAATGACTCTGTAACCTAACTCGCTTGCTTTTTGAGTTGCCGCGGAGACGCTCGTCGAATTGTTGCCAATAATATGGTTCGAGTAGCTCGTTGTGATCGGAGAAGAATGGTCCACCTGCTCTTCTATTTGCAGACGAAGAGCTTTCCAAATTGAATCTGGAGTGTCGTCAGGGCAACGTTCTTCCAGGACTGCGATGGCTGATTGTGGATCGGTTTGAGTTTTAACGGTTGGGCCAGATGCGATTGTATCGAGCGGATCGCCGATGACATCGGAGATGATGAGGCTGATGAGCTGGCCAGCCCCACAAGCACGCAGCAGTCCTCCTCCTTTCACTTCGGAGAGAGCACGTCGGACGCAATTCAGTTCCTGAATTGTGGCTCCCGAATGCATGAGCGTTCGAGTCAACTGTTGCTTTTCCTCAAGCGACACACCCGCCGGGGGGGCAGGGAGAAGTGCACTTCCTCCGCCAGAGATGACCACAAGACACAAATCGTCCGGACCAAGGTTTTCGATGAGGTCCAGAATTCGTCGAGTTCCTTCAGCCCCAGCCTCGGTCGGTTCATTGACTCCAGCAGGGCGGGCAGCGTGTAGATGAATCTGACGGAGAGAGGTCACACAATCCGCAGGCACATTGACCCATCCTTCGGTGCGATCGAGCCATACTTCGGGGAGGATCAATTCAATTCCGGCTGCCATTCCAGCACCGGCTTTCCCCGCTCCCACGACGCAAATTCGTGAGTTTTCTTTGAGTCTCCAAGCAGCTGATCCGCAGACCAACTGGTCGCCATCGATCTGAATCGCGTTGGAAACGAGTCGCCTCGATTCAACAGCGTCGACTCCAGCTTTCCAGATCTCAATCGCGGATTGGCGATGAACTCTCATGAAATCCAAGCGATCCGTCTAGAGGTCACGATTGGGTGACAATCCGGGTAACATTTGAGTTTCACCCATTCTTGAATCGACGTTAGTCCTTGTGAGACAAGAGCCACCGACTGGACTTGAACCAGCGACCTAGGCTTTACGAAAGCCTCGCTCTGCCAACTGAGCTACGGTGGCGAAGTGTTTGATTCCAACGACTTACGACAAGTTCGGGATTTCTGAAATCTCCAGTGCACAAGGATTGGCAAAAGAATCCGCATCCTGAGTGCGTCGCAGCGTCTCACTCAAACTCTCGGAGCTACGTTGTACGTAATATCGCATCGTTGTTTCAATAGAGTGGTGACCCATCATTTTCTGAAGGTCAGCAGGCATCAGAACCGCTTGCCAGCGTTCTTCAAAGCGACCTCGTCGCTGAACGCGCAAATGCATTTCTCGCAATGAATACCGTGTACGCGATGGTGAGTCGCTGCAAACCTGTTGGCTCAATACTCTATTGTCATTCGATAAGAGTTCGTTCAACTTCGTTTCACGCAACCGGTCAAATCAATGAAGTCGATTCCGAAAGTCAGTCAAACACATCACTTTGCGAAGACAATCGACGAGTCGCTGACGATTCAGTTTGACGGATTGCCTCCCGTCCTTTCGACACCTCATCTGATTTGGAATCTTGAAACAGCTGCGATGGAGTTGCTGGAGGAGTACCTCTCAGAAGGAGAGATTTCGCTGGGAGTGCAGGTTGATGTGGAACATCTCAGCGCAGCTTTGATTGGAGATTCCGTTCAATTTCGGGCAACGGTTGTGAATGCGTCGGAGAAAGAAATTCTGTTCCGCGTCGACGCGACACTCTCAGGAACGGTCGTTTCTCGCGGTTTGCATCGGCGTCGGCTCGTTTCCGTAGCTACGATGCAAAAGCGGCTTCAGCGGTAGTTCGAAACCGGATCACTGATCGCGTTTAACAATGATCGGATTTCGACTTCTGAAATGGGGCCGGTCCGATCGCGGTTTTGGCAGGCGGCAGTGCGGACAGCGACGATATCGACCGGAAGCTTCGACAACGGGGCAATATCTTCGAGTTGCAGTCTTCCGGCGAGGGCACAAAAGAGATCGTGGCTTTGAATTTGGTGGCAATAATTCTCGAGCACGTCGTCGGGGATGATTTCTCGCAATCGTCCGCTCTGCTTGGAATAGGTGTCGATGAGAACGCCAGCACACCCGAAATCAGCAGCAGCGGAAATGACGTCTTCAATCGGGGGGGACTGAGCGACGAGTTCATCTGCATAAGCGACTGCAATCCAACTTGTGTGCTCAGCTGCTCCGAGTTGTGCCTCGATTTGTTGTCTGGTCTCGTTCCACTTCTCCGTCCAATTCGTGGAACTTCTAAGTCCAGACAAACCGAGTTTCAGAAAATCGATTTGCTGTCCGTCAAAATTCCACTCGCGCCACCGAGGACTCGCGTCGCTGACTTCTCCGCAGGCACAGCTGAATTTAACTGTGATGAGAACCCGGCCGGCTGATTTCGTCTGTGAACAGAGGCAATCTTCGATCGTTTTTCCCGAAGCTGCCCCGAGAGAACCTCTGGATGGATCTTTGAAATCCAGAATGTTCACACCGCTCGATAATGCAACACTTGCCTCTTCCGAATTTCGCACACTGACAAGGAGTTGCACCAAGATTTTCCTATCGGGAGAGGTCATTCCACAAGATGTTGGCAGTCGCAAGATTTGGCAGAACTTAGCATTTTTCAAGCCCCGTGTGCAGTCTTTTCAATTGCGCCGACTTTCTTGTCTTCGCCTCAAGAAATCGAATTGCCACGTTTTGGGGATTGTGTTATCACCCTGCCTCACTTGAAGGAACTCATTGGCCGGAGCTCATTTTTATGAGCACCGTGAGATAGACAGGAAGTCCATATGTCGTCACGGAACGACGACGCAAGTGCCAAAGGCGCTCAGCGTTTGAGATTGCTGTTCGTTGATGACGAAGCCCCGATCCGCATGGTGATGGGCGACGAACTCGAGCGAATCGGACACGATGTGACCGTCTGCGAGGGAGGTCAAGAAGCGATTGATGTCCTCTCGGACAACGCTTTTGATGTCGTCATTACCGACTTGAAAATGCCACAAGTCGACGGATGGGCAGTCATCGATCACATCAACAAATCCGGCGTCGAAACTGATATCATTATCAGTACCGGTCACGGTGATTTCGACGACGCGATTCGTGCGATTCGTGCAGGTGCTTACGACTTCTTGCGCAAACCCTACAAAATTGTCGAGATCGCAAACGTTCTCAATCGAGTCGCTGCAAAGCGATCATTGGAGAACCGTGCGCAAGCTCTTGAGACAGAGCTGCAAAGCGTTCGCGGAAAAACGAAACTGATCGGGGAAACCGAGGGAATGCTGCGAGTCAAACGACTCGTTGAACGCATTGCCCCCACCGATTCCAGCGTTCTGATCCTGGGAGAAACCGGGACCGGAAAAGAAGTTGTTGCT
The sequence above is drawn from the Thalassoglobus sp. JC818 genome and encodes:
- a CDS encoding DUF4147 domain-containing protein codes for the protein MRVHRQSAIEIWKAGVDAVESRRLVSNAIQIDGDQLVCGSAAWRLKENSRICVVGAGKAGAGMAAGIELILPEVWLDRTEGWVNVPADCVTSLRQIHLHAARPAGVNEPTEAGAEGTRRILDLIENLGPDDLCLVVISGGGSALLPAPPAGVSLEEKQQLTRTLMHSGATIQELNCVRRALSEVKGGGLLRACGAGQLISLIISDVIGDPLDTIASGPTVKTQTDPQSAIAVLEERCPDDTPDSIWKALRLQIEEQVDHSSPITTSYSNHIIGNNSTSVSAATQKASELGYRVISSQADLDGDADEIGKSLAKRCLDERNLLSPSERVCVIEGGEPTVSLAKTDLPRKGGRNQQVVLAAAQVLKQADSYGITILSGGTDGEDGPTDAAGAVIDAELLAIAEQESLAIDEFLSINNSYPFFEAVGGLLKTGPTHTNVMDLRVALVCSQDEAE
- a CDS encoding hotdog domain-containing protein is translated as MKSIPKVSQTHHFAKTIDESLTIQFDGLPPVLSTPHLIWNLETAAMELLEEYLSEGEISLGVQVDVEHLSAALIGDSVQFRATVVNASEKEILFRVDATLSGTVVSRGLHRRRLVSVATMQKRLQR
- a CDS encoding (5-formylfuran-3-yl)methyl phosphate synthase — translated: MQLLVSVRNSEEASVALSSGVNILDFKDPSRGSLGAASGKTIEDCLCSQTKSAGRVLITVKFSCACGEVSDASPRWREWNFDGQQIDFLKLGLSGLRSSTNWTEKWNETRQQIEAQLGAAEHTSWIAVAYADELVAQSPPIEDVISAAADFGCAGVLIDTYSKQSGRLREIIPDDVLENYCHQIQSHDLFCALAGRLQLEDIAPLSKLPVDIVAVRTAACQNRDRTGPISEVEIRSLLNAISDPVSNYR